The following are encoded in a window of Sinorhizobium sojae CCBAU 05684 genomic DNA:
- a CDS encoding NAD kinase, which produces MAQLSTLAFIASPAEEAQKAAKELKEIYGDHDPGEADVIVALGGDGFMLHTLHETMNTGKCVYGMNRGSVGFLMNRYSTDNLRERIANAVENAFHPLEMNTVDVHGNAFTALAINEVYLFRQSYQAAKLKVIVDGKVRLDELTCDGLLLATPAGSTAYNLSAHGPILPLEAPLLALTPVSPFRPRRWRGALLPNRVTVEIEILEAEKRPVNAVADHQEVKSVVKVTIAESEKLTARILSDPNHSWSDRILAEQFSH; this is translated from the coding sequence ATGGCCCAGTTAAGCACTCTCGCCTTCATCGCGTCCCCGGCGGAAGAAGCGCAGAAGGCGGCAAAGGAGCTCAAGGAGATCTATGGAGACCACGATCCGGGCGAGGCTGATGTCATCGTCGCGCTCGGCGGCGACGGTTTCATGCTGCATACGCTGCACGAGACGATGAATACCGGCAAGTGCGTCTATGGCATGAATCGCGGCTCGGTCGGGTTCCTGATGAACCGCTACAGCACCGATAACCTTCGCGAGCGCATCGCCAACGCCGTCGAAAACGCTTTCCATCCGTTGGAGATGAACACGGTCGACGTCCATGGCAACGCGTTCACGGCGCTGGCGATCAACGAGGTCTATCTGTTCCGGCAATCTTATCAAGCCGCCAAGCTCAAGGTCATCGTCGACGGCAAGGTGCGGCTCGACGAACTGACCTGCGACGGGCTTCTCTTGGCGACGCCCGCGGGCTCGACGGCCTACAATCTCTCCGCTCACGGCCCGATCCTGCCGCTGGAGGCGCCCCTGCTCGCACTCACCCCCGTCAGCCCTTTCCGTCCGCGGCGCTGGCGCGGGGCCCTGCTCCCCAACCGGGTGACCGTCGAGATTGAGATTCTCGAAGCGGAGAAGCGCCCGGTCAACGCGGTTGCGGATCATCAGGAGGTCAAGTCCGTCGTCAAGGTCACCATTGCCGAATCGGAGAAGCTGACGGCACGTATCCTGTCCGACCCGAACCATTCCTGGTCGGACCGGATCCTCGCCGAACAGTTCTCACATTAG
- a CDS encoding LysR family transcriptional regulator: MQDLNDIALFAAVVKNNGFSAAARDLNIPKSKLSKHVARLEEQLGVRLLERSTRKLRVTEVGRVFYEHAQGLLDGVAAAEAEIAAVRGEPSGVVRLGCPLGFTPMLADILPGFHRRYPGVRLLITATNRRLDLIEERFDVALRARNQLDTDSQLIVRKLGEGRLRLAASPTLLARLGEITTSNLSEMPTLSMNEQHPNDVWRLVHANDGTIEIAHRPVIGCSDFIILERAAIEGIGIALLPDHICERAFRTGVLLPVLPEWTSGDVMVHLVFPSRQGVLPATRALIDYLAENLIKAMERCREIEPRPAMSFEI, encoded by the coding sequence ATGCAGGACCTTAACGATATCGCTCTCTTCGCCGCCGTGGTGAAGAACAATGGCTTCAGCGCTGCCGCGCGCGACCTGAACATCCCGAAATCCAAGCTCAGCAAGCATGTGGCGCGGCTGGAGGAGCAACTCGGCGTGCGCCTGCTCGAGCGCTCCACGCGCAAGCTGCGCGTGACCGAGGTCGGCCGCGTCTTCTATGAACATGCCCAGGGGCTCCTGGACGGCGTCGCGGCCGCGGAGGCCGAAATCGCTGCGGTGCGCGGCGAGCCGTCCGGCGTCGTCAGACTGGGCTGCCCACTCGGATTCACACCGATGCTGGCCGATATCCTGCCCGGTTTCCATCGCCGCTACCCGGGCGTGCGGCTGCTGATCACCGCCACGAACCGGCGCCTCGACCTGATCGAAGAGCGATTCGACGTCGCGCTGCGCGCACGCAACCAGCTCGACACCGACAGTCAGTTGATCGTCCGCAAGCTCGGCGAGGGTCGGCTGCGGCTCGCCGCCAGCCCGACGCTTCTTGCCCGTCTCGGCGAGATCACCACATCCAATCTCTCCGAGATGCCGACGCTTTCAATGAACGAACAGCACCCGAACGACGTCTGGCGCCTCGTTCACGCGAATGACGGAACAATCGAGATCGCCCACCGGCCGGTGATCGGCTGCAGCGACTTCATCATTCTTGAACGTGCCGCAATCGAGGGCATCGGCATCGCGCTTTTGCCCGACCACATCTGCGAACGCGCCTTTCGCACCGGCGTGCTCCTCCCCGTTCTACCGGAATGGACGTCCGGCGACGTGATGGTCCATCTCGTCTTCCCGTCCCGCCAGGGCGTGCTGCCGGCAACGCGGGCACTGATCGATTATCTTGCGGAAAACCTGATCAAGGCCATGGAGCGCTGCCGCGAGATCGAGCCGAGGCCGGCAATGTCGTTCGAAATCTGA
- a CDS encoding FMN-dependent NADH-azoreductase — protein MNVLHIDSGILGEHSVSRRLTAAIIAQIKADRPDANVTYHDLVSEPVAHLTGAQIMAPADLDGVDAALAADIRTGRQMLEEFLAADTIVVGAPMYNFSIPSQLKAWIDRLAVAGKTFRYTEAGPEGLAQGKKVIIVSTRGGHYSAGAAAAMDHQESYLRTVFGFFGITDVEFVRAEGLNLGADQKQSAIAEAEKTIAEGNVLRLAS, from the coding sequence ATGAACGTACTTCACATCGACTCCGGCATTCTTGGTGAACACTCGGTCTCCCGTCGCTTGACGGCGGCGATCATCGCTCAGATCAAGGCCGATCGCCCGGATGCGAACGTCACCTATCACGATCTCGTTTCCGAGCCCGTCGCCCATCTGACCGGCGCGCAGATCATGGCGCCGGCCGATCTCGACGGCGTCGACGCTGCCCTGGCCGCGGATATCCGCACCGGCCGCCAGATGCTCGAGGAGTTCCTCGCCGCCGACACCATCGTCGTCGGTGCGCCCATGTACAACTTTTCAATCCCGAGCCAGCTCAAGGCTTGGATCGATCGTCTGGCCGTGGCCGGCAAGACCTTCCGCTACACCGAAGCCGGTCCGGAAGGCCTCGCCCAGGGCAAGAAGGTGATTATTGTCTCGACCCGCGGCGGGCACTATTCCGCCGGTGCGGCCGCCGCCATGGACCATCAGGAAAGCTACCTGCGGACCGTCTTCGGGTTCTTCGGGATCACCGACGTCGAATTCGTTCGGGCCGAAGGGTTGAACCTCGGTGCCGATCAGAAGCAGTCGGCCATCGCCGAGGCCGAGAAGACTATTGCCGAGGGCAATGTCCTGCGGCTGGCAAGCTAA
- a CDS encoding DUF2493 domain-containing protein: MRVLVCGGRDYCDYETIKRVLDDLHAEHPIEAVIHGNSRGADRLSGVWAKLRNVPCWPVPAQWAKYGKAAGPKRNQAMLGHRPALVVAFPGGNGTADMIRRAKAASIPVHEVQPLPSPPGASE; this comes from the coding sequence ATGAGAGTCCTTGTTTGCGGCGGCCGAGACTATTGCGACTATGAAACGATCAAGCGCGTCCTAGATGATCTGCACGCAGAACATCCGATCGAGGCTGTCATCCACGGCAATTCGCGCGGTGCCGATCGCTTGAGTGGGGTTTGGGCGAAGCTGCGGAATGTCCCTTGCTGGCCGGTCCCGGCTCAGTGGGCAAAATACGGGAAAGCAGCCGGACCAAAGCGCAATCAGGCAATGCTCGGGCATCGTCCGGCGCTGGTTGTCGCATTCCCAGGCGGCAACGGAACTGCAGACATGATCCGCCGAGCCAAAGCCGCCAGCATCCCAGTTCACGAGGTGCAGCCTCTCCCAAGCCCACCAGGAGCGAGCGAATGA
- a CDS encoding HNH endonuclease — translation MRSVPEWIGKTDDAMPPARVKDRIRERQDNRCALTGKEFRPGDKIEYDHVTPLWLGGTNTEGNLQAVLHEPHKRKTATEAKVRAKCNRTRKKHLGLDNKAKASGFSKRFKRRMNGDVIDTRTGEVINGRRP, via the coding sequence ATGAGGAGCGTCCCGGAGTGGATCGGCAAGACCGACGACGCCATGCCGCCCGCGCGCGTCAAGGACCGCATCCGCGAGCGCCAGGATAACCGTTGCGCTCTCACCGGCAAGGAATTCCGCCCCGGCGACAAGATCGAATACGACCATGTAACCCCGCTCTGGCTTGGCGGGACCAATACCGAAGGCAATCTGCAAGCGGTCCTGCATGAGCCGCACAAGCGCAAGACGGCGACCGAGGCGAAAGTCCGGGCCAAGTGCAATCGCACCCGCAAGAAACACCTCGGGCTCGACAACAAGGCGAAGGCCAGCGGGTTCAGCAAGCGGTTCAAGCGCCGGATGAATGGCGACGTGATCGACACGCGCACCGGCGAAGTCATCAACGGGAGACGCCCATGA
- a CDS encoding DUF5131 family protein, whose amino-acid sequence MAENSKIEWTDHTFNPWIGCTKVSPACDGCYAENLMANRYGRVQWGAGEDRQRTGKANWRKPYAWDKAAKEAGSRPYVFCASLADVFDNEVDEMWRHDLMNLIEATPNLIWLLLTKRIGNVRKMTDPERGCRLLPRNAAIGATIANQEEYDRDRMKLWEVKETREPLFTFGSFEPLLGRIVLDKYAPDWIITGGETDQGPHKARRTDPDNFRYLRDQSAALGRAFFMKQMTRKEPIPADLLIRQWPEVA is encoded by the coding sequence ATGGCTGAGAACAGCAAGATCGAATGGACCGATCACACCTTCAATCCGTGGATTGGTTGCACTAAGGTTTCGCCGGCATGTGATGGTTGCTACGCCGAAAACCTCATGGCGAACCGATACGGTCGCGTCCAGTGGGGAGCAGGCGAGGACAGGCAGCGCACAGGCAAAGCCAACTGGCGCAAGCCCTACGCATGGGACAAGGCTGCCAAGGAAGCCGGGAGCCGCCCCTACGTCTTCTGCGCATCGCTCGCCGACGTCTTCGATAACGAAGTTGACGAGATGTGGCGCCACGACCTCATGAACCTGATCGAGGCAACGCCGAACCTCATTTGGCTGTTGCTGACGAAGCGCATCGGCAATGTCAGGAAGATGACGGACCCGGAGCGCGGTTGCCGTCTTCTGCCGCGCAACGCCGCCATCGGCGCGACCATAGCCAATCAGGAAGAATACGACCGAGACCGGATGAAGCTCTGGGAGGTCAAAGAGACACGCGAGCCGCTATTCACGTTCGGTAGCTTCGAACCACTCCTCGGCCGCATCGTGCTCGACAAGTACGCGCCCGATTGGATCATCACGGGCGGCGAGACCGATCAGGGACCGCACAAGGCCCGGCGCACCGATCCGGATAACTTCCGCTATCTGCGCGACCAGAGCGCAGCGCTAGGCCGTGCGTTCTTCATGAAGCAGATGACGCGCAAGGAGCCGATCCCGGCCGATCTCCTAATCCGCCAGTGGCCGGAGGTAGCATGA